One genomic segment of Bacteroides caccae includes these proteins:
- a CDS encoding FecR family protein, with protein MESFKEKFKIAKVLASIFTHSSTLEENESYHKWINENPEHQKIADRILNQRTYEEHSLLIKSFSSQKAWEKIYPLLNGEKAPNLFLWKRSMRYAALILLLMIPVSYPIYKWISEEPISEINPGTHGGEVTLSNGTTFKIPEGALPEGTSKMFIIDSKGINYQMPTNKPQIKEIKNTLQTLHGMECHITLSDGTKVHLNAESQLIYPVCFSNEQRIVQIKGEAYFDVAPDSEHPFIVQTPYTSIQVTGTTFNVRAYPDENIESTTLINGSIKIKSKNEDFELTPNQHFIFDKNSKRNTVTNVNTELYTSWESGSFIFKNIPLESVMSYLSKWYGFKYTFEDDAVKQVKIGAYLNRYANMNPIIDMIKELNLVDIKQREGVLHISYK; from the coding sequence ATGGAATCATTTAAAGAAAAATTTAAGATTGCTAAAGTATTAGCCTCCATATTCACTCATTCGTCAACCTTGGAAGAGAATGAGAGTTACCATAAATGGATTAATGAGAATCCGGAACATCAAAAGATAGCCGACCGGATATTAAATCAGAGGACATATGAAGAACACTCACTGTTGATAAAGAGCTTTTCCTCACAAAAAGCATGGGAAAAGATTTATCCTCTGTTAAATGGAGAAAAGGCACCTAACCTTTTTCTGTGGAAAAGAAGTATGAGATATGCAGCCCTTATCTTACTACTCATGATACCGGTTTCCTATCCTATATATAAATGGATATCTGAAGAACCGATTAGCGAAATCAATCCCGGCACACATGGCGGAGAAGTTACATTAAGTAACGGCACTACATTCAAAATTCCGGAAGGAGCTTTACCAGAAGGGACAAGCAAGATGTTTATCATTGATTCCAAAGGTATCAATTATCAAATGCCTACCAATAAACCTCAAATAAAAGAAATCAAAAACACCCTGCAAACACTACATGGAATGGAATGTCACATAACCTTGTCAGATGGAACGAAAGTACATTTAAACGCAGAATCCCAATTGATATATCCTGTATGCTTCAGTAACGAACAACGTATTGTCCAAATCAAAGGAGAAGCATATTTCGATGTTGCTCCAGACAGTGAACATCCATTTATTGTCCAAACACCATATACCTCTATTCAAGTGACAGGAACAACTTTCAATGTCAGAGCCTATCCAGACGAGAATATTGAAAGCACTACACTTATTAATGGATCTATAAAAATTAAAAGTAAAAACGAAGATTTCGAATTAACTCCCAACCAACATTTCATTTTTGACAAGAATTCCAAAAGAAATACTGTAACCAATGTAAATACAGAATTATACACATCTTGGGAATCCGGTTCATTCATATTCAAAAATATCCCTCTTGAGAGTGTCATGTCATATCTTTCTAAATGGTATGGATTCAAATACACATTTGAAGATGATGCTGTCAAACAAGTAAAAATTGGAGCCTATCTTAATCGATATGCAAATATGAATCCGATTATTGACATGATAAAAGAACTGAACCTGGTAGATATAAAACAAAGAGAAGGCGTTCTGCATATCTCTTATAAATAA
- a CDS encoding RNA polymerase sigma factor encodes MNTHIENIIADIKRGNKQAFKKLFDDYYPILCVFSFHYVEDKEVCKDIVQDALLAYWERKEDFNDILKVKSFLYTVTRNKCLNYLKHAQLDIPFFHGKEEYDNGFEAEIIEQETFRIVRKAVEELPTQMRNIILYSMKGLKNNEIADKLQISEGTVHKLKKIAYRKLRESLKGINYILCLFLCK; translated from the coding sequence GTGAACACACATATAGAAAATATAATTGCAGACATCAAGCGTGGTAACAAACAAGCTTTCAAAAAGCTATTTGATGACTACTACCCTATTCTTTGCGTTTTCTCATTTCACTATGTTGAAGATAAAGAAGTCTGCAAAGATATTGTTCAAGACGCATTGTTGGCTTATTGGGAACGAAAAGAAGACTTCAACGATATCTTGAAAGTAAAAAGTTTCCTTTATACTGTCACTCGAAATAAATGTTTGAATTACCTCAAACACGCACAACTAGATATTCCTTTTTTTCACGGAAAAGAAGAATATGACAATGGATTTGAAGCTGAGATTATTGAGCAAGAAACATTTCGCATTGTTCGCAAAGCGGTAGAAGAATTACCTACTCAAATGCGGAATATCATCTTATATTCAATGAAAGGGTTAAAAAACAATGAAATTGCTGACAAATTGCAAATCTCAGAAGGAACTGTCCATAAGTTAAAAAAAATAGCTTATCGCAAACTCCGAGAAAGCCTAAAAGGAATTAATTACATCTTATGTCTTTTTCTATGCAAATAA